The proteins below are encoded in one region of Streptomyces ficellus:
- the rplV gene encoding 50S ribosomal protein L22, with translation MEARAQARYIRVTPMKARRVVDLIRGMDATEAQAVLRFAPQAASVPVGKVLDSAIANAAHNYDHTDASSLYISEAYVDEGPTLKRFRPRAQGRAYRIRKRTSHITVVVSSKEGTR, from the coding sequence ATGGAAGCCAGGGCCCAGGCGCGGTACATCCGCGTCACGCCCATGAAGGCCCGCCGCGTGGTGGACCTCATCCGTGGCATGGACGCCACGGAGGCTCAGGCGGTCCTGCGTTTCGCCCCGCAGGCCGCGAGCGTGCCGGTCGGCAAGGTGCTGGACAGCGCCATCGCCAACGCCGCGCACAACTACGACCACACGGACGCCTCTTCGCTGTACATCAGCGAGGCGTACGTCGACGAGGGCCCGACCCTGAAGCGGTTCCGTCCGCGTGCCCAGGGCCGTGCCTACCGGATCCGCAAGCGGACCAGCCACATCACCGTGGTCGTCAGCAGCAAGGAAGGAACCCGGTAA
- the rpsS gene encoding 30S ribosomal protein S19, translated as MPRSLKKGPFVDDHLIKKVDSQNEAGTKNVIKTWSRRSMIVPAMLGHTIAVHNGKTHIPVFVTESMVGHKLGEFSPTRTFRGHVKDDRKSKRR; from the coding sequence ATGCCGCGCAGTCTCAAGAAGGGGCCCTTCGTCGACGACCACCTGATCAAGAAGGTGGATTCGCAGAACGAAGCCGGCACCAAGAACGTCATCAAGACCTGGTCCCGCCGCTCGATGATCGTCCCGGCCATGCTCGGCCACACGATCGCGGTGCACAACGGCAAGACCCACATCCCGGTGTTCGTCACCGAGTCGATGGTCGGCCACAAGCTCGGCGAGTTCTCGCCGACGCGCACCTTCCGGGGTCACGTCAAGGACGACCGGAAGTCGAAGCGCCGCTAA